The nucleotide window GTGCCTTGACCAAAGCTGAATGCCTGGCTGGCCAATACCTGGCTACCTTGGGTTGCCCACTTGGTGATCTTGTCACGCAACCCGTCGAGGTTGCCCATGCCCATGTTGTCCAGGCCATGCTGGGCGAATGCCGGGAGCAGGTCCTTGCCGTGCTCGACGTAACCGGCGATGTCCAGTTGCCCGCTTTCGATGCGCTGGTACAGCGTGGCGCCCTCCTGGACCAACAGCGCGCTGGTGATGATCACCGGCAGGATCGCCACCAGCAGGCACACCAGCGTGGTCGTGGCCGCGGCCAGGTTGCGTCGCCGCCCGAAGCGGATCAGCAGGTGGCGCTGCAGCGGGGCGAACAGGATGCCGAGGATCACCGCCCAGAAGATTGCGCCATAGTACGGCAACAGGATCCAGAAGAAGGCAATGGTCACCAGCGCCAGGAGTACTGCCAGGGCTTTGTTCTGTAGCGCGGTTTCGTTCATTGCAGTTCCTCTCATGGCTTGTGAGAGATTAGTGCATGGCACTCGGGCAAAAGTGCCGCGCTCACTTGACGCAAATCAATACGCGCCTTGTCCATCGCCCCTAGCATCCCGGCCTTTTTGCCCCGGTGCGCACATGAACCCTACCGCCAAGCCCGAACTGCTGGCCCCCGCCGGCACCCTCAAGACCATGCGCTACGCCTTTGCCTACGGCGCCGACGCAGTCTACGCCGGCCAGCCGCGCTACAGCTTGCGGGTGCGCAACAACGAATTCGACCACGCCAACCTGGCGCTGGGTATCCAGGAGGCGCATGCCCTGGGCAAGCGCTTCTACGTAGTGGTCAACATCGCCCCGCACAACGCCAAGCTCAAGACATTTCTGAAGGACCTGGCACCGGTCATCGACATGGCGCCGGACGCGCTGATCATGTCCGACCCCGGCTTGATCATGCTGGTGCGCCAGCACTTCCCGCAGATGCCGGTGCACTTGTCGGTGCAGGCCAACACCGTCAACTGGGCGAGTGTGCAGTTCTGGCAGCAAATGGGCCTCAGCCGGGTGATCCTGTCACGCGAGCTGTCCCTGGAAGAGATCGAGGAAATCCGCCAGCAGGTGCCGGGCATGGAGCTGGAGGTGTTCGTCCACGGCGCGCTGTGCATGGCCTATTCCGGCCGTTGCCTGCTGTCGGGCTACCTCAACAAGCGTGATGCCAACCAGGGCACCTGCACCAACGCCTGCCGCTGGAAGTACGACGCCACGCCGGCCACCGAGAACGCCACCGGCGACATCGTGCGCGAAGTGCAGCCCACCCTTGGCCTGGGCGCCCCTACCGAGCAGGTTTTCCTGCTGCAGGAAAGCAACCGCCCCGGCACCGAAATGCCGGCGTTCGAAGATGAACACGGCACCTACATCATGAACGCCAAGGACCTGCGCGCCATCCAGCACGTCGAGCGCCTGGCCGGCATGGGCGTGCATTCGCTGAAGATCGAAGGCCGCACCAAGTCGCACTTCTACTGTGCCCGTGCCGTACAGTCGTACCGCCAGGCGATCGACGACGCCGTGGCCGGGCGGCCGTTTGACCGCGCCTTGATGGGCAACCTCGAATCCCTCGCGCAACGCGGCTACACCGAAGGCTTCCTGCGCCGCCACGTGCACGATGAATACCAGAACTACCAACGCGGCAACTCGGTCTCGGAGCGCCAGCAGTTCGTCGGTGAACTGACCGGCGTGCGTGTCGAAGGCTTGGCCGAGGTCAAGGTGAAGAACCGCTTTGCCGTAGGTGACCACCTGGAGCTGATGACCCCGCGTGGCAATTACCACTTCGACCTGCACCGCCTGTGCAACCGCCAACAGCAGGCCATCGGCGTGGCACCAGGCGACGGCCATGTGGTGTACCTGCCCATTCCGGAGCAGGTCGCACTTGACTACGCCCTGCTGATGCGCGACCTGCGCGCCGACGAGGTGGCAAGCTGACAATGCTGTAATGTGCGCCTCAGCTGCCTGACAGGCGCCTGCAGCGAACATCGTGGCTCCCCCGCATGAGGCCACGCCATGTTGCGCACCCCCACCCGCCGCACCTTCGTCAAAGGCCTGGGCGCCGCCACTACACTGGCGGGCCTGGGGCTGTGGCGCCCGCTGGCCCAGGCCGCCGAAGGCCAGGACCTGGCCGGCCAGCACTTCGAGCTGTTCATCGGCCAAACCCCGGTCAACATCACCGGCCGCCCGCGCACCGCACTGACCATCAACAACAGCCTGCCCGGCCCGCTGCTGCGGTGGCGCGAAGGCGACACCGTGACCCTGCGCGTGCGTAACCGGCTGGCACAGGACACCTCGATCCACTGGCACGGCATCATCCTGCCCGCCAACATGGACGGCGTACCTGGCCTGAGCTTCGCCGGCATTGAACCCGGCGGGGACTACCTGTACCGGTTCACCTTGCGCCAAAGTGGAACTTACTGGTACCACAGCCATTCGGGGCTGCAGGAACAGGCCGGGGTATACGGGGCCATCGTGATCGAGCCGCGCGAGCCCGAACCGCACCACTACCAGCGCGACCACGTGCTGCTGTTCAGCGACTGGTCGGACCAGGCGCCGGAACAGCTGATGGCCACCCTGAAGAAACAGTCCGACGCGTACAACTATCACAAGCGCACGGTCGGCGATTTCATCGATGACGTGGCCGACAAGGGCTGGAGCCCCACCGTCGCCGAGCGCACGGCATGGGCGCGCATGCGCATGAGCCCTACCGACCTCGCCGATATCAGCGCCACCACCTACACCTACCTGCTCAACGGCCAGCCGCCGGACGGCAACTTTACTTGCCTGTGCCAACCGGGCGAAACCGTGCGCCTGCGGCTGATAAACGCCTCGGCCATGACCTATTTCGATTTCCGTATCCCCGGGCTGAAGCTGACGGTGATCGCCGCCGACGGCTTGCCGGTGAAGCCGGTGAGCGTGGATGAGCTGCGCATTG belongs to Pseudomonas putida NBRC 14164 and includes:
- a CDS encoding copper resistance system multicopper oxidase; the encoded protein is MRTPTRRTFVKGLGAATTLAGLGLWRPLAQAAEGQDLAGQHFELFIGQTPVNITGRPRTALTINNSLPGPLLRWREGDTVTLRVRNRLAQDTSIHWHGIILPANMDGVPGLSFAGIEPGGDYLYRFTLRQSGTYWYHSHSGLQEQAGVYGAIVIEPREPEPHHYQRDHVLLFSDWSDQAPEQLMATLKKQSDAYNYHKRTVGDFIDDVADKGWSPTVAERTAWARMRMSPTDLADISATTYTYLLNGQPPDGNFTCLCQPGETVRLRLINASAMTYFDFRIPGLKLTVIAADGLPVKPVSVDELRIAVAETYDVLVTVGEQPAYTLFAQSMDRTGFARGTLARATGLQAPVPTPDPRPVLSMDDMGHGGMGAMAGMDHSNMAGMDHTAMSAMQQHPASETGNPLVDMQTMAPRANLADPGIGLRNNGRRVLTYADLRSPYPDPDGRTPSRDIELHLTGHMERFAWSFDGVKFSDAEPLRLAYGERVRITLVNDTMMTHPIHLHGMWSDLEDEHGQFLVRKHTVDIPPGSRRSYRVTADALGRWAYHCHLLYHMETGMFREVRVDE
- the trhP gene encoding prephenate-dependent tRNA uridine(34) hydroxylase TrhP codes for the protein MNPTAKPELLAPAGTLKTMRYAFAYGADAVYAGQPRYSLRVRNNEFDHANLALGIQEAHALGKRFYVVVNIAPHNAKLKTFLKDLAPVIDMAPDALIMSDPGLIMLVRQHFPQMPVHLSVQANTVNWASVQFWQQMGLSRVILSRELSLEEIEEIRQQVPGMELEVFVHGALCMAYSGRCLLSGYLNKRDANQGTCTNACRWKYDATPATENATGDIVREVQPTLGLGAPTEQVFLLQESNRPGTEMPAFEDEHGTYIMNAKDLRAIQHVERLAGMGVHSLKIEGRTKSHFYCARAVQSYRQAIDDAVAGRPFDRALMGNLESLAQRGYTEGFLRRHVHDEYQNYQRGNSVSERQQFVGELTGVRVEGLAEVKVKNRFAVGDHLELMTPRGNYHFDLHRLCNRQQQAIGVAPGDGHVVYLPIPEQVALDYALLMRDLRADEVAS